Proteins encoded in a region of the Mucispirillum schaedleri ASF457 genome:
- a CDS encoding sugar phosphate nucleotidyltransferase has protein sequence MKAVVMAGGFGTRIQPLTSSVPKPMIPVYNKPMMEYIIMSLRDAGIKDIAILLYFKPEIIKEHFGDGSKLGIHIEYFTPDDDYGTAGAVKKAEKFLNERFIVVSGDLITDFNIPEIIKYHEDKNSKATITLTSVPDPLQFGVVITDSDGKIVRFLEKPGWGEVFSDTINTGIYVFEPEILNYIPENKNFDFSKDLFPSIMAGGTHIYGYNAKGYWRDVGNPDSYRTSLLEIASGMIKLPFEGTKVTLNEGVLYHGENFKMAEGVEITGLVVVGDNCSFGANAKISDCCMGNDCSVDENTSISKSILWNKVNIGVNCSITNAVFCDSVLVGSKVKCEYGVIIAEGTSIGNNVVFEKDIMAWPNKQVEEGSIVSSNLIWGDKWKNSIFEGGKVSARTNIELSADMAAKLGAAFGSLLPHGAKILTSRDYHKASRMLKRAFLGGLLSTGVNAVDLKMEALPAMRYKLSTFGEVGGVHFRQSPCDPTHTEILFFNDAGDSIDSGVEKNLERAFFRENFRRVTHNEIGDINEKQMVKEFYIEGLLRSIDQTSLMAKSTKIVLDLLNGVTDPILPKILNKVGIDSIILNANHDELKLSRSEHQQDAAIQQAANIVKVLNADAGFTIFPSGERLTVIDDMGEKLNGHKLLMLMLLLIDKSVDKKVKVYLPAFAPSVLDHKLKNVEVIHGSFTGIKGTFLKDYYFTGNLRSFICFTEHNTTPDAMYASLKIVEMMNKIGKPLSEIVSEIPEYKFYHSVINCPVEVKGFLMRKMSEEAREKEASFLDGIKILLDGGWAHMVPDQYSPNVHLYIEGKTEKEGDAIHKEFVDKINKWIEEHDAE, from the coding sequence ATGAAAGCAGTTGTTATGGCTGGTGGATTTGGAACAAGGATACAGCCCCTCACATCAAGTGTTCCAAAACCAATGATTCCTGTTTACAACAAGCCTATGATGGAGTATATAATAATGTCTCTGCGTGATGCAGGCATTAAGGACATTGCTATCCTTCTCTACTTTAAGCCTGAAATTATTAAAGAGCATTTTGGCGATGGCTCTAAACTTGGTATTCATATAGAATATTTTACGCCAGATGATGACTATGGCACAGCAGGTGCAGTTAAAAAAGCAGAAAAATTTCTTAATGAACGCTTTATTGTTGTAAGTGGCGACTTAATTACTGATTTTAATATACCAGAAATTATAAAATATCATGAAGATAAAAACTCAAAAGCAACTATTACACTTACTTCTGTGCCAGACCCTTTACAGTTTGGTGTTGTAATTACTGACAGCGATGGCAAAATAGTCCGTTTTCTTGAAAAACCGGGCTGGGGTGAAGTTTTCAGCGACACTATCAATACTGGTATTTATGTATTTGAACCAGAAATCTTAAACTATATACCAGAAAATAAAAACTTTGACTTTTCAAAAGACTTATTCCCAAGCATTATGGCAGGCGGAACACATATATATGGATACAATGCAAAAGGCTACTGGAGAGATGTAGGCAACCCTGACTCATACAGAACTTCTTTACTTGAAATTGCATCAGGCATGATTAAGCTGCCATTTGAAGGAACAAAAGTTACTTTAAATGAAGGTGTATTATACCATGGCGAAAATTTTAAAATGGCAGAAGGTGTTGAAATTACAGGTTTGGTTGTTGTTGGTGATAACTGTTCTTTTGGAGCTAATGCAAAAATCTCTGACTGCTGCATGGGCAACGACTGCTCTGTTGATGAGAATACATCAATTTCTAAATCTATCCTTTGGAATAAAGTAAATATTGGTGTCAACTGCTCTATTACTAATGCAGTTTTCTGCGACAGTGTGCTTGTTGGCAGCAAAGTAAAATGCGAATATGGAGTTATTATTGCAGAAGGCACTTCTATTGGCAATAATGTTGTATTTGAAAAAGATATTATGGCATGGCCTAATAAACAGGTGGAAGAAGGCTCTATTGTTTCATCTAATCTTATATGGGGTGATAAATGGAAAAACTCTATATTTGAAGGCGGCAAAGTAAGTGCCAGAACAAATATTGAGCTTTCAGCAGATATGGCAGCAAAACTTGGTGCAGCTTTTGGCTCACTTTTACCACATGGTGCTAAAATCCTTACATCAAGGGATTATCATAAAGCTTCAAGAATGCTTAAAAGAGCATTTTTAGGTGGTCTTCTTTCAACTGGTGTTAATGCTGTTGATTTAAAAATGGAAGCTCTGCCTGCTATGCGTTATAAACTTTCTACTTTTGGCGAAGTTGGCGGTGTTCATTTCAGACAGTCTCCTTGTGACCCAACTCACACAGAAATACTTTTCTTTAATGATGCTGGCGACAGTATAGACTCTGGTGTTGAAAAAAATCTTGAAAGAGCATTTTTCAGAGAAAATTTCAGGCGTGTAACACACAATGAAATAGGCGATATTAATGAAAAACAAATGGTTAAAGAGTTTTATATTGAAGGGCTTTTAAGAAGTATTGACCAGACTTCGCTTATGGCTAAGAGCACAAAAATAGTTCTTGACCTGCTTAATGGTGTAACAGACCCTATTCTGCCTAAAATACTTAATAAAGTAGGTATTGATTCTATTATATTAAATGCAAACCATGATGAGCTTAAACTTTCACGCTCTGAACATCAGCAGGATGCTGCAATACAGCAGGCTGCTAATATTGTTAAAGTATTAAATGCTGATGCCGGATTTACTATATTCCCATCTGGCGAGCGTTTAACAGTTATTGATGATATGGGCGAAAAACTTAACGGTCATAAACTGCTTATGCTTATGCTTTTGTTAATAGATAAATCTGTTGATAAAAAAGTAAAAGTCTATCTGCCTGCTTTTGCTCCTAGTGTGCTTGACCATAAACTTAAAAATGTGGAAGTAATACACGGCTCTTTTACAGGCATTAAAGGAACATTTTTAAAAGATTACTATTTTACAGGCAATTTAAGAAGCTTCATCTGCTTTACTGAACATAACACTACACCTGATGCAATGTATGCTTCATTAAAAATAGTTGAAATGATGAATAAAATAGGCAAACCACTTTCTGAAATAGTATCAGAAATACCAGAATATAAATTTTATCACTCAGTAATTAACTGTCCTGTTGAAGTAAAAGGATTTTTAATGAGAAAAATGAGTGAAGAAGCAAGAGAAAAAGAAGCTTCTTTCTTAGATGGTATTAAAATACTTCTTGACGGCGGGTGGGCTCACATGGTGCCAGACCAGTATTCCCCAAATGTTCACTTATACATTGAAGGAAAAACAGAAAAAGAAGGTGATGCAATCCATAAAGAATTTGTTGATAAAATAAATAAATGGATTGAAGAACACGATGCAGAATAA